In one Drosophila pseudoobscura strain MV-25-SWS-2005 chromosome X, UCI_Dpse_MV25, whole genome shotgun sequence genomic region, the following are encoded:
- the sws gene encoding neuropathy target esterase sws isoform X5: MDVLELLRVSGSNMYYSTFLADAWCYYISNQITMTMYLYCALGVLSMLFIGWFVYFKRLARLRLRHEIARSLSAVTMASGGDLRGPRFRKRDKMLFYGRRMLRKMKNVSGQMYSSGKGYKRRAVIRFARRILQLRRENMPLEVRTVEPPAEYLEETMEGSDRVPPDALYMLQSIRIFGHFEKPIFLRLCKHTQLLELMGGDYLFKITDPDDSVYIVQSGMINVYISNADGSTLSLKTVRKGESVTSLLSFIDVLSGNPSYYKTVTAKAIEKSVVIRLPMAAFQEVFKDSPDVMIRVIQVIMIRLQRVLFTALRNYLGLNAELVQNHMRFKGSSQGAGPSVYCSQTTRQATGSASATASAAAASGTAGSTHTAVPRPASSLSRYSQDEQHTLSDPNPGIPNLELSGDSVNTLFGEVNGGARLNSYPPLYHQRESDGNLSTRRGSITQQEQPEVGPVPSIDMRLVKSSAVDSLRKELGLPEQDAHIIDPFVEVREMEPNVTLITEGNADDVCVWFVMTGTLAVYQGNADATRIKQDKTDLLIHYVHPGEIVGGLAMLTGEASAYTIRSRNHSRVAFIRRAAIYQIMRQRPRIVLDLGNGVVRRLSPLVRQCDYALDWIFLESGRALYRQDESSDSTYIVLSGRMRSVITHPGGKKEIVGEYGKGDLVGIVEMITETSRTTTVMAVRDSELAKLPEGLFNAIKLRYPIVVTKLISFLSHRFLGSMQTRTTTGAPGAPVEANPVTHKYSTVALVPITDDVPLTPFTYELYHSLCAIGPVLRLTSDLARKQLGMNIFDASNEYRLTSWLAQQEDRNIITLYQCDNALSPWTQRCMRQADVVLIVGLGDHSHLVGKFEREIDRLALRTQKELVLLYPETASSKPANTLSWLNARPWVTKHHHVLCVKRIFTRKSQYRINDLYSRVLLSEPNMHSDFSRLARWLTGNSIGLVLGGGGARGAAHIGMLKAIQEAGIPIDMVGGVSIGALMGALWCSERNITTVTQKAREWSKKMTKWFLQLLDLTYPITSMFSGREFNKTIHETFGDVNIEDLWIPYFTLTTDITASCHRIHTNADVMHNLGAAHIIAIDVGSQDDTDLTNYGDDLSGWWLLYKKWNPFTAPVKVPDLPDIQSRLAYVSCVRQLEEVKNSDYCEYIRPPIDKYKTLAFGSFDEIRDVGYVFGKNYFEGMAKAGRLGRFNQWFSKEPPKRGNHASLNEYTFIDLAQIVCRLPETYGLNPSDLFSEDEDCDGYISEPTTLNTDVRRYQVPRGGNSLSLSETEMDMDSDVEMDLKMERKMDKATQSTPPLQSKAQILRRKHSKEEARHEWEIKREQKQELAREQELERERELSQKGTTAGATGYTPNAVIATQTSLIFMDEEDEMDKKKTKDNDRDEVRGSAEDKGKEKEEDKENRSNTNNETKNYL; encoded by the exons ATGGATGTCCTGGAACTGTTGCGTGTGAGTGGTTCAAACATGTACTACAGCACATTCTTAGCGGATGCCTGGTGCTACTACATCTCCAATCAAATAACAATGACG ATGTACCTGTACTGCGCCCTTGGCGTGCTCAGCATGCTGTTCATCGGCTGGTTCGTGTACTTCAAGCGCCTGGCACGACTACGGCTGCGCCACGAGATCGCCCGGTCGCTGAGCGCGGTGACCATGGCCTCGGGCGGGGATCTGCGCGGCCCGCGCTTTCGCAAGCGCGACAAGATGCTCTTCTACGGTAGACGCATGCTGCGCAAGATGAAGAACGTCAGCGGGCAGATGTACAGCAGCGGCAAGGGCTACAAGCGGCGGGCGGTGATTCGGTTCGCCCGCCGCATCCTTCAGCTGCGTCGCGAAAACATGCCGCTGGAGGTGCGCACCGTTGAGCCGCCGGCGGAGTACCTGGAGGAGACCATGGAGGGCAGCGATCGAGTGCCCCCCGACGCCCTCTACATGCTGCAGAGCATCCGCATCTTTGGGCACTTCGAGAAGCCCATCTTCCTGCGGTTGTGCAAGCACAcccagctgctggagctgaTGGGCGGCGACTATCTGTTCAAGATCACCGACCCGGACGACAGTGTCTACATCGTGCAATCGGGCATGATCAATGTCTACATCTCGAATGCGGACGGCAGCACGCTCTCCCTGAAGACGGTGCGCAAGGGCGAGTCGGTGACCTCGCTGCTCAGCTTCATCGATGTGCTGTCCGGCAATCCCAGCTACTACAAGACGGTGACGGCCAAGGCCATAGAAAAATCGGTGGTCATTCGACTGCCCATGGCG GCCTTCCAGGAGGTGTTCAAGGACAGTCCGGATGTGATGATCCGTGTTATTCAGGTGATAATGATACGACTGCAGCGCGTTCTGTTTACGGCACTGCGCAACTACCTCGGCCTCAATGCGGAGCTCGTTCAGAATCACATGCGTTTCAAGGGCAGCAGTCAGGGGGCCGGGCCTTCCGTCTATTGCTCGCAGACAACGCGACAGGCCACTGGCTCAGCATCGGCTAcggcatcggcagcggcagccagcggTACAGCCGGTTCAACACACACGGCGGTACCAAGGCCAGCCAGCTCCCTGTCGCGTTACTCACAGGACGAGCAGCACACGCTGTCCGATCCGAATCCTGGCATTCCGAATCTAGAGCTGAGCGGGGACAGTGTGAACACACTATTCGGCGAGGTGAATGGCGGCGCTAGGCTCAATAGCTATCCACCGTTGTACCACCAGCGCGAATCCGACGGTAATCTGTCCACTCGTCGCGGCTCCATAACGCAACAGGAGCAGCCCGAGGTCGGGCCAGTGCCGTCGATAGACATGCGACTGGTCAAGTCTTCGGCGGTGGACAGTCTACGCAAGGAGCTGGGTCTGCCCGAACAGGATGCCCACATCATTGATCCGTTCGTGGAGGTGCGCGAAATGGAGCCGAATGTGACCCTCATCACCGAGGGCAATGCGGAcgatgtgtgcgtgtggttTGTGATGACCGGTACACTGGCCGTGTACCAGGGCAATGCGGATGCTACGCGCATCAAGCAGGATAAAACGGACTTGCTCATCCACTATGTACACCCCGGAGAGATAGTCGGTGGCCTGGCCATGCTTACGGGGGAGGCCAGCGCGTACACCATTCGCTCGCGGAATCACAGTCGCGTGGCATTCATCAGGCGTGCAGCTATATACCA GATCATGCGCCAGCGACCGCGCATTGTGCTGGACCTTGGCAATGGGGTAGTGCGGCGACTGTCGCCGCTGGTACGCCAATGCGACTACGCCCTGGACTGGATATTCCTGGAGTCCGGCCGGGCCCTGTACCGGCAGGACGAGAGCAGCGACAGCACCTATATCGTGCTCAGCGGCCGCATGCGCTCTGTGATCACACATCCCGGTGGCAAGAAGGAGATCGTTGGCGAGTACGGCAAGGGCGATCTCGTGGGCATCGTTGAGATGATCACGGAGACGTCACGCACAACCACAGTGATGGCGGTGCGCGACTCGGAGTTGGCCAAGCTCCCGGAGGGTCTCTTCAATGCCATCAAGCTGCGCTACCCGATTGTGGTGACCAAGCTGATCAGTTTCCTTAGCCATCGCTTTCTCGGCTCGATGCAGACGCGCACGACCACTGGAGCGCCCGGGGCACCCGTCGAGGCCAATCCCGTCACGCACAAATACTCCACGGTGGCCCTGGTGCCCATCACAGACGATGTGCCCCTGACGCCCTTCACCTACGAGCTCTACCACTCGCTGTGTGCCATCG GTCCTGTCCTGCGCCTGACCTCGGACTTGGCGCGCAAACAGCTGGGAATGAACATATTCGACGCATCGAACGAGTACAGGCTGACCTCGTGGCTGGCCCAGCAGGAGGACCGCAACATTATAACCCTCTATCAGTGCGACAATGCGCTGAGTCCCTGGACCCAGCGTTGTATGCGTCAGGCGGACGTCGTCCTCATTGTGGGCCTGGGCGACCACTCGCATTTGGTGGGGAAGTTTGAGCGCGAGATCGATCGTCTGGCATTGCGCACCCAGAAGGAACTGGTCCTACTCTACCCGGAGACGGCGTCCTCAAAGCCGGCCAACACGCTCAGCTGGCTGAACGCTCGTCCTTGGGTGACCAAGCACCACCATGTGCTGTGTGTGAAGCGCATCTTCACGCGCAAAAGCCAATACCGCATT AATGATCTCTACAGTCGTGTGCTGCTATCCGAGCCGAATATGCATTCCGATTTCTCGCGCCTGGCCCGCTGGCTGACGGGCAACTCGATTGGTCTGGTGTTGGGCGGTGGTGGGGCACGTGGCGCGGCCCATATTGGTATGCTTAAGGCCATCCAGGAGGCGGGCATACCCATCGACATGGTCGGGGGCGTCAGCATTGGTGCGTTGATGGGGGCCCTCTGGTGCTCGGAGCGGAACATTACCACGGTCACCCAGAAGGCGCGCGAGTGGTCGAAG AAAATGACCAAATGGTTCCTACAACTCTTGGATCTAACCTATCCCATCACATCGATGTTCTCTGGACGGGAGTTCAACAAGACCATACATGAAACCTTCGGGGATGTGAATATCGAGGATCTGTGGATACCATACTTCACCCTGACGACGGATATCACCGCCAGCTGCCATCGCATCCACACCAACG CTGATGTGATGCACAATCTGGGCGCCGCTCACATAATCGCCATCGATGTGGGCTCGCAGGACGATACGGATCTGACCAACTACGGGGACGACCTAAGCGGCTGGTGGCTGCTCTACAAGAAGTGGAATCCGTTCACCGCACCCGTGAAGGTGCCCGATCTGCCGGACATTCAGTCGCGGCTCGCCTACGTCTCCTGCGTTCGACAGCTGGAG GAGGTAAAGAACTCTGATTACTGCGAATACATTCGACCGCCCATCGACAAGTACAAGACCCTGGCGTTTGGCAGCTTCGACGAGATCCGCGACGTGGGCTATGTGTTCGGCAAGAACTACTTTGAGGGCATGGCCAAGGCGGGTCGGTTGGGCAGGTTCAATCAGTGGTTCAGCAAGGAGCCGCCCAAGCGGGGCAACCACGCCTCGCTCAACGAGTACACATTCATCGATTTGGCGCAGATCGTGTGCCGGCTGCCGGAGACCTATGGCTTGAACCCGTCGGATCTCTTCAGCGAGGATGAAGACTGCGATGGCTACATATCGGAACCAACGACACTGAACACG GATGTCCGGCGCTATCAGGTACCTCGTGGCGGCAactcgttgtcgttgtctgAGACCGAAATGGACATGGACTCGGACGTGGAGATGGATTTGAAAATGGAGCGCAAAATGGACAAGGCTACACAGTCCACACCGCCACTACAGAGCAAAGCACAGATTCTACGGCGAAAGCATTCGAAGGAGGAGGCTAGACACGAATGGGAAATCAAGCGGGAGCAGAAACAGGAGTTGGCGCGCGAGCAGGAACTGGAGCGAGAAAGGGAACTCAGTCAGAAGGGTACCACTGCGGGGGCCACTGGCTATACCCCAAACGCAGTCATCGCCACACAAACCTCGCTGATATTCATGGATGAAGAGGACGAGATGGACAAGAAAAAGACTAAAGACAATGACAGGGATGAGGTTAGGGGTAGTGCAGAGGAtaagggaaaagaaaaggagGAGGACAAAGAGAACAGAAGCAACACGAATAACGAAACCAAAAACTATCTATAG
- the sws gene encoding neuropathy target esterase sws isoform X2, translating into MDFRSIRFSDLEWMYLYCALGVLSMLFIGWFVYFKRLARLRLRHEIARSLSAVTMASGGDLRGPRFRKRDKMLFYGRRMLRKMKNVSGQMYSSGKGYKRRAVIRFARRILQLRRENMPLEVRTVEPPAEYLEETMEGSDRVPPDALYMLQSIRIFGHFEKPIFLRLCKHTQLLELMGGDYLFKITDPDDSVYIVQSGMINVYISNADGSTLSLKTVRKGESVTSLLSFIDVLSGNPSYYKTVTAKAIEKSVVIRLPMAAFQEVFKDSPDVMIRVIQVIMIRLQRVLFTALRNYLGLNAELVQNHMRFKGSSQGAGPSVYCSQTTRQATGSASATASAAAASGTAGSTHTAVPRPASSLSRYSQDEQHTLSDPNPGIPNLELSGDSVNTLFGEVNGGARLNSYPPLYHQRESDGNLSTRRGSITQQEQPEVGPVPSIDMRLVKSSAVDSLRKELGLPEQDAHIIDPFVEVREMEPNVTLITEGNADDVCVWFVMTGTLAVYQGNADATRIKQDKTDLLIHYVHPGEIVGGLAMLTGEASAYTIRSRNHSRVAFIRRAAIYQIMRQRPRIVLDLGNGVVRRLSPLVRQCDYALDWIFLESGRALYRQDESSDSTYIVLSGRMRSVITHPGGKKEIVGEYGKGDLVGIVEMITETSRTTTVMAVRDSELAKLPEGLFNAIKLRYPIVVTKLISFLSHRFLGSMQTRTTTGAPGAPVEANPVTHKYSTVALVPITDDVPLTPFTYELYHSLCAIGPVLRLTSDLARKQLGMNIFDASNEYRLTSWLAQQEDRNIITLYQCDNALSPWTQRCMRQADVVLIVGLGDHSHLVGKFEREIDRLALRTQKELVLLYPETASSKPANTLSWLNARPWVTKHHHVLCVKRIFTRKSQYRINDLYSRVLLSEPNMHSDFSRLARWLTGNSIGLVLGGGGARGAAHIGMLKAIQEAGIPIDMVGGVSIGALMGALWCSERNITTVTQKAREWSKKMTKWFLQLLDLTYPITSMFSGREFNKTIHETFGDVNIEDLWIPYFTLTTDITASCHRIHTNGSLWRYVRSSMSLSGYMPPLCDPKDGHLLLDGGYVNNLPGHLWRYCRASMSIAGVFPPFCDYRDGHLLLDGCYTNNVPADVMHNLGAAHIIAIDVGSQDDTDLTNYGDDLSGWWLLYKKWNPFTAPVKVPDLPDIQSRLAYVSCVRQLEEVKNSDYCEYIRPPIDKYKTLAFGSFDEIRDVGYVFGKNYFEGMAKAGRLGRFNQWFSKEPPKRGNHASLNEYTFIDLAQIVCRLPETYGLNPSDLFSEDEDCDGYISEPTTLNTDVRRYQVPRGGNSLSLSETEMDMDSDVEMDLKMERKMDKATQSTPPLQSKAQILRRKHSKEEARHEWEIKREQKQELAREQELERERELSQKGTTAGATGYTPNAVIATQTSLIFMDEEDEMDKKKTKDNDRDEVRGSAEDKGKEKEEDKENRSNTNNETKNYL; encoded by the exons ATGGATTTTCGCAGTATTAGGTTTTCGGATCTCGAATGG ATGTACCTGTACTGCGCCCTTGGCGTGCTCAGCATGCTGTTCATCGGCTGGTTCGTGTACTTCAAGCGCCTGGCACGACTACGGCTGCGCCACGAGATCGCCCGGTCGCTGAGCGCGGTGACCATGGCCTCGGGCGGGGATCTGCGCGGCCCGCGCTTTCGCAAGCGCGACAAGATGCTCTTCTACGGTAGACGCATGCTGCGCAAGATGAAGAACGTCAGCGGGCAGATGTACAGCAGCGGCAAGGGCTACAAGCGGCGGGCGGTGATTCGGTTCGCCCGCCGCATCCTTCAGCTGCGTCGCGAAAACATGCCGCTGGAGGTGCGCACCGTTGAGCCGCCGGCGGAGTACCTGGAGGAGACCATGGAGGGCAGCGATCGAGTGCCCCCCGACGCCCTCTACATGCTGCAGAGCATCCGCATCTTTGGGCACTTCGAGAAGCCCATCTTCCTGCGGTTGTGCAAGCACAcccagctgctggagctgaTGGGCGGCGACTATCTGTTCAAGATCACCGACCCGGACGACAGTGTCTACATCGTGCAATCGGGCATGATCAATGTCTACATCTCGAATGCGGACGGCAGCACGCTCTCCCTGAAGACGGTGCGCAAGGGCGAGTCGGTGACCTCGCTGCTCAGCTTCATCGATGTGCTGTCCGGCAATCCCAGCTACTACAAGACGGTGACGGCCAAGGCCATAGAAAAATCGGTGGTCATTCGACTGCCCATGGCG GCCTTCCAGGAGGTGTTCAAGGACAGTCCGGATGTGATGATCCGTGTTATTCAGGTGATAATGATACGACTGCAGCGCGTTCTGTTTACGGCACTGCGCAACTACCTCGGCCTCAATGCGGAGCTCGTTCAGAATCACATGCGTTTCAAGGGCAGCAGTCAGGGGGCCGGGCCTTCCGTCTATTGCTCGCAGACAACGCGACAGGCCACTGGCTCAGCATCGGCTAcggcatcggcagcggcagccagcggTACAGCCGGTTCAACACACACGGCGGTACCAAGGCCAGCCAGCTCCCTGTCGCGTTACTCACAGGACGAGCAGCACACGCTGTCCGATCCGAATCCTGGCATTCCGAATCTAGAGCTGAGCGGGGACAGTGTGAACACACTATTCGGCGAGGTGAATGGCGGCGCTAGGCTCAATAGCTATCCACCGTTGTACCACCAGCGCGAATCCGACGGTAATCTGTCCACTCGTCGCGGCTCCATAACGCAACAGGAGCAGCCCGAGGTCGGGCCAGTGCCGTCGATAGACATGCGACTGGTCAAGTCTTCGGCGGTGGACAGTCTACGCAAGGAGCTGGGTCTGCCCGAACAGGATGCCCACATCATTGATCCGTTCGTGGAGGTGCGCGAAATGGAGCCGAATGTGACCCTCATCACCGAGGGCAATGCGGAcgatgtgtgcgtgtggttTGTGATGACCGGTACACTGGCCGTGTACCAGGGCAATGCGGATGCTACGCGCATCAAGCAGGATAAAACGGACTTGCTCATCCACTATGTACACCCCGGAGAGATAGTCGGTGGCCTGGCCATGCTTACGGGGGAGGCCAGCGCGTACACCATTCGCTCGCGGAATCACAGTCGCGTGGCATTCATCAGGCGTGCAGCTATATACCA GATCATGCGCCAGCGACCGCGCATTGTGCTGGACCTTGGCAATGGGGTAGTGCGGCGACTGTCGCCGCTGGTACGCCAATGCGACTACGCCCTGGACTGGATATTCCTGGAGTCCGGCCGGGCCCTGTACCGGCAGGACGAGAGCAGCGACAGCACCTATATCGTGCTCAGCGGCCGCATGCGCTCTGTGATCACACATCCCGGTGGCAAGAAGGAGATCGTTGGCGAGTACGGCAAGGGCGATCTCGTGGGCATCGTTGAGATGATCACGGAGACGTCACGCACAACCACAGTGATGGCGGTGCGCGACTCGGAGTTGGCCAAGCTCCCGGAGGGTCTCTTCAATGCCATCAAGCTGCGCTACCCGATTGTGGTGACCAAGCTGATCAGTTTCCTTAGCCATCGCTTTCTCGGCTCGATGCAGACGCGCACGACCACTGGAGCGCCCGGGGCACCCGTCGAGGCCAATCCCGTCACGCACAAATACTCCACGGTGGCCCTGGTGCCCATCACAGACGATGTGCCCCTGACGCCCTTCACCTACGAGCTCTACCACTCGCTGTGTGCCATCG GTCCTGTCCTGCGCCTGACCTCGGACTTGGCGCGCAAACAGCTGGGAATGAACATATTCGACGCATCGAACGAGTACAGGCTGACCTCGTGGCTGGCCCAGCAGGAGGACCGCAACATTATAACCCTCTATCAGTGCGACAATGCGCTGAGTCCCTGGACCCAGCGTTGTATGCGTCAGGCGGACGTCGTCCTCATTGTGGGCCTGGGCGACCACTCGCATTTGGTGGGGAAGTTTGAGCGCGAGATCGATCGTCTGGCATTGCGCACCCAGAAGGAACTGGTCCTACTCTACCCGGAGACGGCGTCCTCAAAGCCGGCCAACACGCTCAGCTGGCTGAACGCTCGTCCTTGGGTGACCAAGCACCACCATGTGCTGTGTGTGAAGCGCATCTTCACGCGCAAAAGCCAATACCGCATT AATGATCTCTACAGTCGTGTGCTGCTATCCGAGCCGAATATGCATTCCGATTTCTCGCGCCTGGCCCGCTGGCTGACGGGCAACTCGATTGGTCTGGTGTTGGGCGGTGGTGGGGCACGTGGCGCGGCCCATATTGGTATGCTTAAGGCCATCCAGGAGGCGGGCATACCCATCGACATGGTCGGGGGCGTCAGCATTGGTGCGTTGATGGGGGCCCTCTGGTGCTCGGAGCGGAACATTACCACGGTCACCCAGAAGGCGCGCGAGTGGTCGAAG AAAATGACCAAATGGTTCCTACAACTCTTGGATCTAACCTATCCCATCACATCGATGTTCTCTGGACGGGAGTTCAACAAGACCATACATGAAACCTTCGGGGATGTGAATATCGAGGATCTGTGGATACCATACTTCACCCTGACGACGGATATCACCGCCAGCTGCCATCGCATCCACACCAACG GATCTCTGTGGCGCTATGTACGCTCCTCCATGTCGCTTAGCGGCTACATGCCGCCCCTCTGCGACCCAAAAGATGGGCACCTTCTACTGGATGGCGGCTATGTAAATAACTTGCCAG GTCACCTGTGGCGCTATTGCCGCGCCAGTATGTCCATCGCTGGTGTCTTTCCGCCCTTCTGTGATTACCGCGACGGCCATCTTCTACTCGATGGCTGCTACACGAATAATGTGCCAG CTGATGTGATGCACAATCTGGGCGCCGCTCACATAATCGCCATCGATGTGGGCTCGCAGGACGATACGGATCTGACCAACTACGGGGACGACCTAAGCGGCTGGTGGCTGCTCTACAAGAAGTGGAATCCGTTCACCGCACCCGTGAAGGTGCCCGATCTGCCGGACATTCAGTCGCGGCTCGCCTACGTCTCCTGCGTTCGACAGCTGGAG GAGGTAAAGAACTCTGATTACTGCGAATACATTCGACCGCCCATCGACAAGTACAAGACCCTGGCGTTTGGCAGCTTCGACGAGATCCGCGACGTGGGCTATGTGTTCGGCAAGAACTACTTTGAGGGCATGGCCAAGGCGGGTCGGTTGGGCAGGTTCAATCAGTGGTTCAGCAAGGAGCCGCCCAAGCGGGGCAACCACGCCTCGCTCAACGAGTACACATTCATCGATTTGGCGCAGATCGTGTGCCGGCTGCCGGAGACCTATGGCTTGAACCCGTCGGATCTCTTCAGCGAGGATGAAGACTGCGATGGCTACATATCGGAACCAACGACACTGAACACG GATGTCCGGCGCTATCAGGTACCTCGTGGCGGCAactcgttgtcgttgtctgAGACCGAAATGGACATGGACTCGGACGTGGAGATGGATTTGAAAATGGAGCGCAAAATGGACAAGGCTACACAGTCCACACCGCCACTACAGAGCAAAGCACAGATTCTACGGCGAAAGCATTCGAAGGAGGAGGCTAGACACGAATGGGAAATCAAGCGGGAGCAGAAACAGGAGTTGGCGCGCGAGCAGGAACTGGAGCGAGAAAGGGAACTCAGTCAGAAGGGTACCACTGCGGGGGCCACTGGCTATACCCCAAACGCAGTCATCGCCACACAAACCTCGCTGATATTCATGGATGAAGAGGACGAGATGGACAAGAAAAAGACTAAAGACAATGACAGGGATGAGGTTAGGGGTAGTGCAGAGGAtaagggaaaagaaaaggagGAGGACAAAGAGAACAGAAGCAACACGAATAACGAAACCAAAAACTATCTATAG